In Rhizobium jaguaris, a single window of DNA contains:
- a CDS encoding DUF2249 domain-containing protein — translation MMPLRELDVRPLLKNGGAPFNLIMETVASLEPGEGLRLLAIFEPTPLIHQLRQRGYSHVSRKIAEDDWEIIFAPESAASEGGQTGEPTLETDLWPEPIWNLDLTGLAPPKPMERILARLQTMKAGEVLFALLSREPISLLNEVKARGHEWVGNFDSTGTVYRIMVRVNPSGVSA, via the coding sequence ATCATGCCACTTCGTGAACTTGACGTCCGCCCGCTCCTCAAGAACGGCGGTGCGCCCTTCAACCTGATAATGGAAACGGTCGCATCGCTCGAACCGGGAGAAGGTCTTCGGCTGCTCGCGATATTCGAACCGACGCCCCTGATCCACCAGCTCAGGCAGCGCGGCTATTCCCACGTGAGTAGGAAAATCGCGGAGGACGATTGGGAAATCATCTTCGCACCGGAGTCAGCTGCCTCAGAAGGGGGACAAACAGGCGAGCCGACTTTGGAAACGGACCTATGGCCCGAACCGATATGGAATCTGGATCTGACCGGCCTTGCACCACCGAAGCCGATGGAACGTATCCTTGCGCGCCTGCAGACAATGAAAGCCGGCGAAGTACTATTTGCGCTCTTGAGCCGCGAGCCGATTTCCCTCCTGAACGAGGTGAAAGCTCGCGGCCATGAATGGGTCGGCAACTTCGACTCCACGGGAACGGTCTACCGCATCATGGTTCGCGTGAACCCTTCCGGGGTCTCGGCATGA
- a CDS encoding DUF2249 domain-containing protein, which translates to MTEAALIEAEIPLIDVRTIAPTERHHLIFSTLHALAPGGLLRITSDHDPRPLHYQLESGYPGKFSWDYLEQGPQIWRVEISRLEAGCDCSCGGH; encoded by the coding sequence ATGACCGAAGCAGCGCTCATCGAGGCGGAAATTCCTCTCATTGACGTGCGCACCATCGCGCCCACCGAGAGACACCATCTCATCTTCAGTACCCTCCACGCCCTTGCCCCCGGCGGCCTCCTACGCATCACCAGCGACCACGATCCCCGCCCGCTGCACTATCAATTGGAGTCGGGCTATCCCGGAAAATTCTCCTGGGACTATCTCGAGCAGGGTCCCCAGATCTGGCGGGTCGAGATTTCTCGTCTTGAGGCGGGTTGCGATTGCAGCTGCGGCGGCCACTGA